From Amia ocellicauda isolate fAmiCal2 chromosome 12, fAmiCal2.hap1, whole genome shotgun sequence, a single genomic window includes:
- the LOC136765076 gene encoding zona pellucida sperm-binding protein 4-like — MLCMGGKLVLFLLGPWVFCGLSYAQMESGADFDTEDDLYSSEKKMAEADEDGDGILLDDYTPLDLHGFNGDAGQMGDEAGAGGLPDDAEGSDSKPEEEDVSHQVPQPSVSCREGRMLIRFLQRFTQIFLQKARMRLLPVLKLPRSCKHTVRQSNGSLELMASFKGCYVQNLRKDNGLHAALNLQYYDRVSKRQFVTTVSCPVTTPPTPEPPKGLSISCSDVCMTVQFPAGPLSAVKILDSSKTLVPVLQAPKDCGYGLGKKDGKNILTIPYSACDVTIVEERYIIQVAYLTSGGERAEIQVSCPYKRPVPKQGCQIPKSQQVSCGPRRTGSRACLAQGCCVDPDTGLCYYPLEVLGKSGSTLLQSCLLYTVQSPCTSPLLECTADRHFVFVVHRTITVPHVDPASLVIAGNKSCIPVICTADFAVFKFPVTGCGTHAFVVGETTIYLAEVMALARRNSLNYGVITRDSPFRLLVECRYAEGNLASAGYLVKNPSLPNAVLSHGVFGVQLRIATDDTYSRFYPQYHRPLRLLLGRPVFLEVQLLNAPDPSLVLLVHYCVAYPRSAQAVWVLIYEGCPNPLDYGHTSTLHIHHKQPLPKHHRRFEIRTFQFMDGVTHRYLKEEIYFMCSTEVCSPSAKKCVEGCFDGRKIPVVEDPNVDKRCTRKPCPGKAKRSADL, encoded by the exons ATGTTGTGTATGGGAGGAAAGCTAGTGCTGTTTTTGCTGGGGCCATGGGTCTTCTGTGGTTTGTCATATGCTCAAATGGAGAGTGGAGCTGACTTTGATACTGAGGATGACTTGTATAGCAGCGAGAAGAAAATGGCTGAAGCTGATGAAGATGGGGATGGCATACTCTTGGATGACTACACTCCTCTGGATCTCCATGGGTTTAATGGTGATGCTGGGCAAATGG GTGACGAGGCTGGTGCTGGTGGCCTCCCGGATGATGCCGAAGGCTCGGACTCTAAGCCTGAGGAAGAGGATGTGTCCCACCAAGTTCCACAGCCAAGTGTCTCTTGTAGGGAGGGCCGCATGTTGATCCGGTTCTTGCAGCGCTTCACGCAGATCTTCCTGCAGAAAG CCAGAATGAGACTACTCCCAGTTCTGAAGCTCCCCAGGTCCTGTAAGCACACTGTGAGGCAAAGCAATGGCAGCCTGGAGCTGATGGCATCCTTCAAGGGCTGCTATGTACAGAATTTG AGGAAGGACAACGGGCTTCATGCGGCACTGAACCTCCAGTACTATGACCGAGTATCGAAGAGGCAGTTTGTGACCActgtgtcttgcccagtgaccacCCCTCCAACGCCTGAACCTCCCAAAGGCCTGTCCATCTCCTGCAGTGATGTGTGCATGACTGTGCAGTTCCCTGCTGGTCCTCTGTCCGCTGTGAAAATCCTGG ACTCCTCCAAAACCTTGGTCCCTGTGCTCCAGGCCCCCAAGGACTGTGGCTATGGCTTGGGGAAGAAGGATGGCAAGAACATCCTGACCATCCCCTACAGTGCCTGTGATGTTACGATTGTG GAAGAGAGGTACATTATCCAGGTGGCTTACTTGACTAGTGGGGGAGAGCGAGCCGAGATCCAGGTATCCTGCCCCTATAAACGACCTGTGCCAAAGCAAG GATGCCAGATCCCCAAGAGCCAGCAGGTGTCTTGTGGTCCCAGGAGAACAGGCTCCAGAGCCTGCCTTGCCCAGGGCTGCTGTGTAGACCCTGACACTGGCCTCTGCTACTATCCCCTGGAAG TTCTTGGTAAATCTGGATCAACTTTATTgcaatcctgccttttgtacaCTGTCCAG TCTCCCTGTACTTCCCCTCTCCTAGAATGCACCGCTGACCGGCACTTTGTCTTTGTGGTCCACCGCACCATCACTGTGCCCCATGTGGACCCTGCCTCCCTGGTGATTGCTGGCAACAAGTCCTGCATCCCGGTCATCTGCACAGCGGACTTTGCGGTCTTCAAGTTCCCTGTGACTGGCTGTGGAACCCATGCGTTT GTGGTGGGAGAGACTACGATCTACCTGGCTGAAGTGATGGCCCTGGCCCGGCGCAATAGCCTGAACTATGGAGTCATCACTAGGGACAGTCCCTTCAG gctgctggtggagtGTCGCTATGCAGAGGGGAACTTGGCTAGCGCTGGATACCTTGTGAAAAACCCCTCCCTGCCCAATGCAGTTCTGTCCCATGGAGTGTTTGGGGTGCAGCTCAGGATTGCCACAG atGACACGTACAGCCGGTTTTACCCTCAGTACCACCGGCCCCTGCGGCTCTTGCTGGGCAGGCCAGTCTTCTTGGAGGTGCAGCTGCTGAATGCCCCTGACCCCAGCCTGGTGCTGCTGGTGCATTACTGTGTTGCCTACCCCCGCTCAGCACAGGCTGTCTGGGTGTTGATCTATGAGGG CTGCCCCAACCCCCTGGACTATGGTCACACCTCTACCCTGCACATCCACCACAAGCAGCCACTGCCCAAACACCACCGTCGCTTTGAGATCCGCACCTTCCAGTTCATGGACGGCGTGACGCACCGCTACCTcaaggaggag ATCTACTTCATGTGCTCCACGGAAGTCTGCTCCCCATCAGCCAAGAAGTGTGTGGAAGGATGCTTTGATGGGCGCA AAATCCCAGTGGTTGAGGACCCCAATGTGGACAAGCGCTGTACCAGGAAGCCTTGCCCAGGCAAGGCCAAGAGATCGGCAGACCTCTAA
- the LOC136765075 gene encoding zona pellucida sperm-binding protein 4-like, which translates to MLCMGGKLVLFLLGPWVFCGLSYAQMESGADFDTEDDLYSSEKKMAEADEDGDGILLDDYTPLDLHGFNGDAGQMGDEAGAGGLPDDAEGSDSKPEEEDVSHQVPQPSVSCREGRMLIRFLQRFTQIFLQKARMRLLPVLKLPRSCKHTVRQSNGSLELMASFKGCYVQNLRKDNGLHAALNLQYYDRVSKRQFVTTVSCPVTTPPTPEPPKGLSISCSDVCMTVQFPAGPLSAVKILDSSKTLVPVLQAPKDCGYGLGKKDGKNILTIPYSACDVTIVEERYIIQVAYLTSGGERAEIQVSCPYKRPVPKQGCQIPKSQQVSCGPRRTGSRACLAQGCCVDPDTGLCYYPLEAHPLFFMSSVIQSPCTSPLLECTADRHFVFVVHRTITVPHVDPASLVIAGNKSCIPVICTADFAVFKFPVTGCGTHAFVVGETTIYLAEVMALARRNSLNYGVITRDSPFRLLVECRYAEGNLASAGYLVKNPSLPNAVLSHGVFGVQLRIATDDTYSRFYPQYHRPLRLLLGRPVFLEVQLLNAPDPSLVLLVHYCVAYPRSAQAVWVLIYEGCPNPLDYGHTSTLHIHHKQPLPKHHRRFEIRTFQFMDGVTHRYLKEEIYFMCSTEVCSPSAKKCVEGCFDGRKIPVVEDPNVDKRCTRKPCPGKAKRSADL; encoded by the exons ATGTTGTGTATGGGAGGAAAGCTAGTGCTGTTTTTGCTGGGGCCATGGGTCTTCTGTGGTTTGTCATATGCTCAAATGGAGAGTGGAGCTGACTTTGATACTGAGGATGACTTGTATAGCAGCGAGAAGAAAATGGCTGAAGCTGATGAAGATGGGGATGGCATACTCTTGGATGACTACACTCCTCTGGATCTCCATGGGTTTAATGGTGATGCTGGGCAAATGG GTGACGAGGCTGGTGCTGGTGGCCTCCCGGATGATGCCGAAGGCTCGGACTCTAAGCCTGAGGAAGAGGATGTGTCCCACCAAGTTCCACAGCCAAGTGTCTCTTGTAGGGAGGGCCGCATGTTGATCCGGTTCTTGCAGCGCTTCACGCAGATCTTCCTGCAGAAAG CCAGAATGAGACTACTCCCAGTTCTGAAGCTCCCCAGGTCCTGTAAGCACACTGTGAGGCAAAGCAATGGCAGCCTGGAGCTGATGGCATCCTTCAAGGGCTGCTATGTACAGAATTTG AGGAAGGACAACGGGCTTCATGCGGCACTGAACCTCCAGTACTATGACCGAGTATCGAAGAGGCAGTTTGTGACCActgtgtcttgcccagtgaccacCCCTCCAACGCCTGAACCTCCCAAAGGCCTGTCCATCTCCTGCAGTGATGTGTGCATGACTGTGCAGTTCCCTGCTGGTCCTCTGTCCGCTGTGAAAATCCTGG ACTCCTCCAAAACCTTGGTCCCTGTGCTCCAGGCCCCCAAGGACTGTGGCTATGGCTTGGGGAAGAAGGATGGCAAGAACATCCTGACCATCCCCTACAGTGCCTGTGATGTTACGATTGTG GAAGAGAGGTACATTATCCAGGTGGCTTACTTGACTAGTGGGGGAGAGCGAGCCGAGATCCAGGTATCCTGCCCCTATAAACGACCTGTGCCAAAGCAAG GATGCCAGATCCCCAAGAGCCAGCAGGTGTCTTGTGGTCCCAGGAGAACAGGCTCCAGAGCCTGCCTTGCCCAGGGCTGCTGTGTAGACCCTGACACTGGCCTCTGCTACTATCCCCTGGAAG CACATCCCCTGTTTTTCATGTCTAGCGTCATTCAG TCTCCCTGTACTTCCCCTCTCCTAGAATGCACCGCTGACCGGCACTTTGTCTTTGTGGTCCACCGCACCATCACTGTGCCCCATGTGGACCCTGCCTCCCTGGTGATTGCTGGCAACAAGTCCTGCATCCCGGTCATCTGCACAGCGGACTTTGCGGTCTTCAAGTTCCCTGTGACTGGCTGTGGAACCCATGCGTTT GTGGTGGGAGAGACTACGATCTACCTGGCTGAAGTGATGGCCCTGGCCCGGCGCAATAGCCTGAACTATGGAGTCATCACTAGGGACAGTCCCTTCAG gctgctggtggagtGTCGCTATGCAGAGGGGAACTTGGCTAGCGCTGGATACCTTGTGAAAAACCCCTCCCTGCCCAATGCAGTTCTGTCCCATGGAGTGTTTGGGGTGCAGCTCAGGATTGCCACAG atGACACGTACAGCCGGTTTTACCCTCAGTACCACCGGCCCCTGCGGCTCTTGCTGGGCAGGCCAGTCTTCTTGGAGGTGCAGCTGCTGAATGCCCCTGACCCCAGCCTGGTGCTGCTGGTGCATTACTGTGTTGCCTACCCCCGCTCAGCACAGGCTGTCTGGGTGTTGATCTATGAGGG CTGCCCCAACCCCCTGGACTATGGTCACACCTCTACCCTGCACATCCACCACAAGCAGCCACTGCCCAAACACCACCGTCGCTTTGAGATCCGCACCTTCCAGTTCATGGACGGCGTGACGCACCGCTACCTcaaggaggag ATCTACTTCATGTGCTCCACGGAAGTCTGCTCCCCATCAGCCAAGAAGTGTGTGGAAGGATGCTTTGATGGGCGCA AAATCCCAGTGGTTGAGGACCCCAATGTGGACAAGCGCTGTACCAGGAAGCCTTGCCCAGGCAAGGCCAAGAGATCGGCAGACCTCTAA